A stretch of Oreochromis aureus strain Israel breed Guangdong linkage group 11, ZZ_aureus, whole genome shotgun sequence DNA encodes these proteins:
- the ephb6 gene encoding ephrin type-B receptor 5, whose product MWSVLLSLCLFFQPNSAEEVMLLDTTESTSELGWITYPDTGWDEVSVLDDRGKLIRTFEVCNVNQNPRQQDNWLATPFLYRHSAPRVFVTLRFSVRDCASLRSPSPTCRETLTLYYKQADSQRELERTWVAEPSSGERETREGWVKIDTIAADKSFSKVEPSSPHQYQPNRYSRINIKTRSFAPLTRKGFVLAIVDSGACVSLMGVSIFYRRCPATSLYLASYPPTPSGAEPTALVPVTGTCVPHSKAQGDTPPRMHCNAEGEWMVPVGGCVCDEGYEPNLNGSACLACPVGYFKSISGSIPCTVCPSNSRTSHEGSSVCECRSGFYRAASDANSSACTTPPSAPVSLTWEYESGDGGVSLRWRPPVDMGGRSEVWYGVVCRICPSPTFTNSALCSWCGEGVTFSPSQTNLKQTKVTLNNLLTRVTYLIQVQAMNEVSALSPFPVRYSSINFTTSQSVPSTVPMMHQLSRAPDSITLSWPQPDRPNGDILEYQLRYYDKGSDVDSALTVYSETNTVTVKSLIPGSIYAFQIRARNERGYGPYSNTIYFTTLPLEEHSQQIQTRLPLLVGSVMGGAAFLLVVAAIVVVVVFRSKRRESPYSDRLQRYISNRGGVKYYVDPSTYEDPSEAVKEFAREIDPTHLKIEEVIGAAQFGEVSRGRYRPLGRREVLVAVKTLRWGASDRERGMFLSEAGVLGQFDHPNVLKLEGVITRTPPERIVTEFMENGPLDAFLRENEGQFSVLQLVGMLRGVGAGMRYLSERNFVHRDLAARNVLVNSNLVCKVSDFGLSRLMRGLDHNIPTYTASLGSKIPVRWTAPEAFQHRKFSSASDVWSFGILMWEVMSYGERPYWDMSNQEVMKAVADQYRLPAPHNCPPALHSLMLQCWQADRADRPGFDSVLSSLDRLIRHPASLKAEPTRSCSQPLLSPTPTDLSSVATVSDWLKALRMERYQDEFDRAHLDTLDRVSKLTMEDVQDLGVNLLGHQRKIVSAAQQLRAHLTQGQVEV is encoded by the exons TGATGCTGCTGGACACAACAGAGTCTACCTCAGAGCTGGGCTGGATCACCTATCCAGATACAGGG TGGGATGAGGTCAGCGTCCTGGATGACCGAGGGAAGCTCATACGAACCTTTGAAGTCTGCAATGTCAACCAAAATCCCCGTCAGCAGGACAACTGGTTGGCTACTCCTTTCCTGTACCGCCACTCGGCTCCACGGGTGTTTGTCACGTTGCGTTTCTCTGTGAGAGACTGCGCGAGCCTGCGTTCACCGTCGCCCACCTGCAGGGAGACACTCACTCTATACTACAAGCAGGCCGACTCCCAGAGGGAGCTGGAGAGGACCTGGGTAGCTGAG CCATCGAGTGGGGAGAGGGAGACCAGGGAGGGCTGGGTAAAGATTGACACCATCGCAGCCGATAAGAGTTTTTCCAAGGTGGAGCCCAGCTCACCTCACCAGTATCAGCCCAACAGATACAGCCGTATCAACATTAAAACACGCAGCTTTGCCCCCCTCACACGCAAAGG ATTTGTCTTGGCCATCGTCGACAGCGGAGCTTGCGTTTCCCTCATGGGGGTGTCTATCTTCTACCGCCGCTGTCCAGCCACAAGCCTCTACCTAGCTTCGTATCCACCGACTCCCTCGGGTGCCGAGCCAACAGCTTTAGTGCCTGTGACCGGGACATGTGTCCCTCACAGTAAGGCACAAGGAGACACGCCCCCTCGCATGCACTGCAATGCTGAAGGAGAGTGGATGGTGCCCGTCGGTGGATGCGTCTGTGATGAAGGTTATGAGCCGAACCTCAATGGATCTGCCTGTCTGG CCTGTCCCGTGGGCTACTTTAAGTCCATTTCAGGCTCTATTCCCTGCACTGTGTGCCCATCCAACAGCCGAACCAGCCATGAGGGAtcgagtgtgtgtgaatgtcgcAGCGGCTTTTACCGGGCCGCCAGCGATGCCAACTCTTCTGCCTGCACAA CTCCTCCGTCTGCTCCAGTCTCTCTGACCTGGGAGTATGAGAGCGGCGATGGTGGGGTTTCCTTGAGGTGGCGCCCTCCGGTGGACATGGGAGGCCGAAGTGAGGTGTGGTACGGGGTGGTGTGTCGCATCTGTCCGTCACCGACCTTCACCAACTCGGCTTTGTGCTCTTGGTGTGGGGAGGGCGTCACCTTCAGCCCCTCCCAGACCAACCTGAAACAAACCAAGGTCACCCTCAACAACCTGCTGACCAGAGTCACGTATCTCATACAG GTGCAAGCCATGAATGAAGTGTCAGCTTTGAGTCCTTTTCCAGTTCGATACTCAAGCATCAATTTCACTACGAGCCAGTCAG TTCCCAGTACCGTTCCTATGATGCACCAGCTGAGCCGGGCCCCGGACTCCATCACTCTGTCGTGGCCTCAGCCAGACAGGCCTAATGGAGACATCCTGGAGTATCAGCTCAGATACTATGACAAG GGTTCAGATGTGGACAGCGCATTGACTGTGTACAGTGAGACTAACACAGTGACCGTCAAGTCTCTGATTCCCGGCTCCATCTACGCCTTCCAGATCAGAGCTCGGAATGAGCGAGGCTACGGGCCCTACAGCAACACCATCTACTTCACGACGCTGCCTCTAG AGGAGCATTCACAGCAAATCCAGACTCGGCTTCCTCTGCTGGTGGGCTCGGTCATGGGTGGGGCGGCGTTTCTCCTTGTCGTGGCAGCCATTGTGGTCGTGGTGGTATTTCGCAG TAAGAGGAGGGAGAGTCCATACAGTGACCGACTCCAGAGGTACATCAGTAACAGAG GTGGAGTTAAGTATTACGTTGACCCATCCACTTATGAGGACCCCAGTGAGGCTGTCAAAGAATTTGCCCGTGAGATCGACCCCACTCACCTCAAGATCGAGGAGGTGATTGGTGCAG CCCAATTTGGTGAGGTTTCCCGCGGTCGATACCGTCCGCTGGGTCGCAGGGAAGTGCTGGTAGCAGTGAAGACTCTGCGGTGGGGAGCGTCGGACAGAGAGAGGGGGATGTTCCTCAGTGAAGCAGGAGTCCTGGGACAGTTTGACCACCCCAATGTGCTGAAACTAGAGGGTGTTATCACCCGTACCCCTCCAGAGAGGATCGTCACTGAGTTCATGGAGAACGGGCCCCTGGATGCCTTCCTCAGG GAGAACGAAGGTCAGTTCAGTGTCCTCCAGCTTGTCGGGATGCTCAGGGGAGTTGGAGCAGGGATGCGTTACCTCTCTGAGAGAAACTTTGTTCACCGAGACCTGGCGGCCAGGAACGTGTTGGTTAACTCCAACCTGGTCTGTAAAGTGTCCGATTTTGGCCTCTCCAGGCTTATGAGGGGCTTGGACCACAACATACCAACTTACACTGCCTCACTG GGCAGTAAGATTCCTGTGAGGTGGACGGCACCTGAAGCATTTCAGCATCGCAAGTTCAGCTCAGCTAGTGATGTCTGGAGCTTTGGAATACTGATGTGGGAAGTTATGTCCTACGGAGAGCGTCCGTACTGGGACATGAGCAATCAAGAG GTGATGAAGGCAGTAGCAGATCAGTACCGTCTCCCGGCCCCCCACAActgcccccctgccctccactCTCTAATGCTTCAGTGCTGGCAGGCCGACCGGGCAGACCGACCAGGTTTCGACTCAGTCCTGTCGTCTCTGGATCGACTCATCAGGCACCCCGCATCCCTCAAAGCTGAGCCAACTCG AAGCTGCTCCCAGCCGCTGCTCAGCCCCACTCCCACAGACTTATCATCAGTGGCGACGGTCAGTGATTGGCTGAAAGCGCTGAGGATGGAGAGGTATCAGGATGAGTTTGATCGAGCGCACCTGGACACGTTAGACAGAGTCAGCAAGCTTACGATGGA